A single genomic interval of Streptomyces graminofaciens harbors:
- a CDS encoding acyltransferase, whose product MSGSPRPDGSGTYTGAVRAGHASGKVVRCALADLRVVESSVSVLFYFDRALDEAPLREGLARALAHVPAFAGRLRRRDDALEIVCDDSGATMTTADSGLDLAQAVAEAAVAETDLVERMDPSAAWSGGDPLLKVRLTRLSDGGTALGCTWHHAVGDIRSLMTLMRAWSASVEGSTPPEALVVEDREGYLDDVLPPTGSRQPGYRLLPPADVEQQWAAAYRALQESRNLQIYFSHAEVSRLRRRLSDAAGRELSLTNVLHAHLIDVLRRFHDEPHPDQLLMPVDVRHRLGLPSGVVGNLTGDMFVPCPPDRAPEAVAADIRAALDDFVGSHLNLRALHDFLVEHRTRMKECLQVGLELLPRQKYAVVNSWTGAGLYDISFGTHRPVCVSQSSLPFPWMVLVTEGFDRTGYLCTVGVAADVAERLASEDGRAALHRFREPGDVLPDLAGAVANLL is encoded by the coding sequence ATGAGTGGTTCTCCCAGACCTGATGGATCCGGCACCTACACCGGCGCGGTCCGTGCCGGGCACGCGTCAGGGAAGGTCGTGCGCTGCGCGCTGGCCGATCTGCGCGTCGTCGAATCCTCGGTCTCCGTGCTCTTCTACTTCGACCGGGCCCTGGACGAGGCCCCCCTGCGCGAGGGCCTCGCCCGCGCGCTCGCCCATGTGCCGGCCTTCGCCGGCCGACTGCGACGACGGGACGACGCGCTGGAGATCGTCTGCGACGACTCCGGTGCCACGATGACGACCGCCGACTCCGGCCTCGATCTCGCCCAGGCGGTCGCCGAGGCGGCGGTGGCGGAGACCGATCTGGTCGAGCGCATGGATCCCTCGGCGGCCTGGTCGGGCGGGGACCCCCTGCTGAAGGTGCGGCTCACCCGCCTCTCCGACGGAGGCACCGCGCTGGGCTGCACCTGGCACCACGCGGTCGGCGACATTCGGAGCCTCATGACGCTGATGCGGGCCTGGTCGGCGTCGGTCGAGGGGAGCACACCGCCCGAGGCGCTCGTCGTCGAGGACCGTGAGGGCTATCTCGACGACGTGCTTCCCCCGACCGGCTCCCGGCAGCCCGGCTACCGGCTGCTGCCGCCCGCGGACGTCGAGCAGCAGTGGGCCGCTGCCTATCGCGCCCTCCAGGAGTCACGCAACCTGCAGATCTACTTCTCCCACGCCGAAGTCAGCAGGCTGCGGCGGCGGTTGAGCGACGCGGCGGGGCGTGAGCTGTCGCTCACCAATGTGCTGCACGCCCACCTCATCGACGTGCTCCGCCGGTTCCACGACGAGCCGCACCCCGATCAGCTGCTGATGCCCGTCGACGTACGACACCGGCTGGGGCTGCCGAGCGGTGTCGTCGGCAATCTGACCGGAGACATGTTCGTGCCCTGTCCCCCGGACAGGGCACCCGAGGCCGTCGCGGCCGACATCCGCGCCGCGCTCGACGACTTCGTGGGCTCCCATCTGAACCTGCGCGCGCTCCACGACTTCCTCGTCGAGCACCGGACGCGGATGAAGGAATGCCTCCAGGTCGGGCTCGAGCTGCTGCCCCGGCAGAAGTACGCGGTCGTCAACTCCTGGACCGGCGCCGGTCTGTACGACATCTCCTTCGGGACGCACCGCCCCGTCTGCGTGAGCCAGTCCTCGCTCCCGTTCCCCTGGATGGTCCTCGTGACCGAGGGGTTCGACCGGACCGGATACCTCTGCACGGTCGGGGTCGCTGCCGACGTCGCCGAGCGGCTGGCGAGCGAGGACGGGCGGGCGGCGTTGCACCGCTTCCGGGAACCCGGCGACGTCCTGCCGGACCTCGCCGGTGCGGTGGCGAACCTGCTGTGA
- a CDS encoding SDR family NAD(P)-dependent oxidoreductase: protein MLDGRVAIVTGAGRGLGRSYARALAAAGAAVVVNDLDADVAEDTVEAITGAGGAAVAQVGAVGGSEFADALVRRAVDEFGRLDVMITNAGALRDRTLRNTTDEDFDAVVNSHLRGTFTCGRAAAARFREQGEGGRLILVGSPAGQRASFGQTAYSASKGAIVAMARTWAVELAKIDVTVNAVVPTALTRMVATMPGLGELVAKVDAGQPVPEAARRQGLGSPDDVAPVVVYLASKESAHVTGQAIAAGGDRIALWTHPGEVDERFRPGGWTAESVGDLFGGAYADRLQEFRPAPLDLEVIKDV, encoded by the coding sequence ATGCTCGACGGCCGAGTCGCCATTGTCACGGGTGCGGGACGGGGCCTGGGAAGGTCCTACGCCCGCGCGCTGGCGGCGGCGGGTGCCGCCGTCGTCGTCAACGATCTGGACGCCGACGTGGCCGAGGACACGGTCGAGGCGATCACCGGTGCGGGCGGCGCCGCCGTCGCGCAGGTCGGCGCGGTCGGCGGGTCGGAGTTCGCCGACGCGCTGGTCCGGCGCGCGGTCGACGAGTTCGGGCGGCTCGACGTGATGATCACCAACGCAGGGGCGCTGCGGGACAGGACCCTGCGCAACACCACCGACGAGGACTTCGACGCCGTCGTCAACAGTCATCTGCGCGGCACCTTCACCTGCGGCCGGGCCGCGGCGGCCCGCTTCCGTGAGCAGGGCGAGGGCGGCCGGCTGATCCTCGTGGGGTCTCCCGCGGGGCAGCGCGCCAGCTTCGGGCAGACCGCGTACTCGGCCTCCAAGGGCGCGATCGTCGCGATGGCGCGTACCTGGGCGGTCGAGCTCGCGAAGATCGACGTCACGGTGAACGCCGTCGTGCCCACCGCGCTGACCCGCATGGTCGCGACCATGCCCGGTCTCGGCGAGCTGGTCGCGAAGGTGGACGCCGGGCAGCCCGTACCGGAGGCCGCCCGGCGCCAGGGACTGGGCTCCCCGGACGACGTGGCACCGGTCGTCGTGTACCTGGCGTCGAAGGAGTCGGCCCACGTCACCGGGCAGGCCATCGCGGCCGGCGGAGACCGGATCGCCTTGTGGACGCATCCCGGCGAGGTCGACGAACGGTTCCGGCCGGGCGGGTGGACCGCCGAGTCGGTCGGTGACCTCTTCGGCGGAGCCTATGCCGACCGGCTGCAGGAGTTCCGGCCCGCGCCACTCGACCTTGAAGTGATCAAGGACGTATGA
- a CDS encoding ribonuclease H family protein, producing the protein MIGRMLERVVAACDGASKGNPGPAGWAWVVAEDDETPSRWEAGPLGRATNNIAELTALEKLLAATDPDVPIEIRMDSQYAMKAVTTWLPGWKRNGWRTAAGKPVANQELVVRIDELLTGREVEFRYVPAHQVDGDRLNDFADRAASQAAVVQEPAGSDLGSPEPPPAPDVVPAARRTAAKRPGKSAGSGKPGGGRAGSGSSRTIKAKFPGRCVCGRPYAAGEPIAKNDQGWGHPDCRTAAAGTA; encoded by the coding sequence ATGATCGGGCGCATGCTGGAACGCGTTGTGGCCGCCTGTGACGGGGCCTCGAAGGGAAATCCGGGACCCGCGGGCTGGGCCTGGGTGGTCGCCGAAGACGACGAGACCCCCTCCCGCTGGGAGGCCGGCCCGCTGGGCAGGGCCACCAACAACATCGCCGAACTCACCGCCCTGGAGAAGTTGCTCGCGGCCACCGACCCGGACGTACCGATCGAGATCCGCATGGACTCGCAGTACGCGATGAAGGCCGTCACCACCTGGCTGCCGGGCTGGAAGCGCAACGGCTGGCGCACGGCCGCGGGCAAGCCGGTCGCCAACCAGGAACTCGTCGTACGCATCGACGAGTTGCTCACCGGCCGCGAGGTCGAGTTCCGTTACGTCCCCGCCCACCAGGTCGACGGCGACCGCCTCAACGACTTCGCCGACCGCGCCGCCAGCCAGGCCGCCGTCGTCCAGGAGCCCGCGGGCAGCGACCTCGGCTCCCCGGAACCGCCACCCGCCCCCGACGTCGTACCCGCGGCCCGCCGCACCGCCGCGAAGAGGCCGGGGAAGTCGGCAGGCTCCGGAAAGCCGGGCGGCGGCCGCGCCGGAAGCGGCTCGTCCCGCACCATCAAGGCCAAGTTCCCCGGCCGTTGCGTGTGCGGCCGCCCGTACGCCGCGGGGGAGCCCATCGCCAAGAACGACCAGGGCTGGGGCCACCCGGACTGCCGCACGGCAGCGGCCGGAACGGCGTAG
- a CDS encoding VOC family protein, whose translation MAAHPEGTPCWADAMFSDLEGAKSFYGDVLGWTFGEASSEYGNYTQAYSDGKAVAAVVPPMPGQEGQSAWCLYLASPDVEATAAKIRDNGGEVLMEPMQVGDFGSMLLARDPSGVVFGVWQAGVHEGFEAIGVPGAYAWAEIFTREPEKSDTFFPAVFPYGAKQMQDPGNPGMDFRLFDLGDRPLLGRMKMTAEDFPPEIPSYVNVYFAVDNCDDAVAKATKLGGILRFGPMDTPFGRFAALSDPQGASFSVIDLSTTEGEMPTTTDVA comes from the coding sequence ATGGCCGCACATCCCGAGGGAACGCCCTGCTGGGCCGACGCGATGTTCAGCGACCTCGAGGGGGCGAAGAGCTTCTACGGCGACGTCCTGGGCTGGACGTTCGGCGAGGCGTCCTCCGAGTACGGCAACTACACACAGGCCTACTCCGACGGCAAGGCGGTCGCCGCCGTCGTCCCGCCGATGCCCGGCCAGGAGGGCCAGTCCGCATGGTGCCTGTACCTGGCCTCGCCCGACGTCGAGGCCACCGCCGCGAAGATCCGTGACAACGGCGGTGAAGTGCTGATGGAGCCCATGCAGGTGGGCGACTTCGGCTCCATGCTGCTGGCCCGCGACCCCAGCGGCGTCGTCTTCGGCGTCTGGCAGGCCGGCGTCCACGAGGGCTTCGAGGCGATCGGCGTGCCCGGCGCGTACGCCTGGGCCGAGATCTTCACCCGCGAACCCGAGAAGTCCGACACGTTCTTCCCGGCCGTCTTCCCGTACGGGGCCAAGCAGATGCAGGACCCCGGGAACCCCGGCATGGACTTCCGCCTCTTCGACCTCGGGGACCGCCCGCTGCTCGGACGGATGAAGATGACGGCCGAGGACTTCCCGCCCGAGATCCCGTCGTACGTCAACGTCTACTTCGCGGTCGACAACTGCGACGACGCGGTCGCCAAGGCCACCAAGCTCGGCGGCATCCTGCGCTTCGGCCCCATGGACACACCGTTCGGCCGCTTCGCGGCGCTCAGCGACCCGCAGGGCGCGTCGTTCTCCGTCATCGACCTCTCGACCACGGAGGGCGAGATGCCGACGACGACGGACGTCGCCTGA
- a CDS encoding DUF6153 family protein, translated as MSGPGFRRTALPCARARWARLVLVLLVASATFVLSCVSGPPADGAAGGTSLVHTVAAAAQHLDRDPCEEHPGGHDCHSPDPRAVLGHTPSLGTDRATIPWLHAASEAGASLGPSREPGRARPPDLHELQLLRV; from the coding sequence ATGTCCGGCCCAGGGTTTCGTCGTACGGCGCTGCCGTGCGCCCGTGCCCGGTGGGCGCGGCTGGTGCTGGTGCTGCTGGTGGCGTCGGCGACCTTCGTGCTGTCGTGCGTGAGTGGGCCTCCTGCCGATGGGGCCGCGGGCGGGACGTCCCTGGTGCACACGGTCGCCGCAGCGGCGCAGCACCTGGACCGGGACCCCTGCGAGGAACACCCGGGCGGGCACGACTGCCATTCGCCCGATCCGCGTGCCGTGCTGGGCCACACGCCGTCGCTCGGCACGGATCGCGCCACGATTCCCTGGCTGCACGCGGCCTCTGAGGCCGGGGCGTCGCTCGGTCCGTCCCGGGAGCCCGGCCGGGCCCGGCCTCCCGATCTCCACGAACTGCAGTTGCTGCGGGTCTAG
- a CDS encoding DUF3105 domain-containing protein, whose translation MGSSKAKATNGPKGKNGPKPTNGSNGSDSAKGRSNSPKAREAARRARVEEIRKAEQARERRMRLLTLGVTAAILAGLVGGGWYLIDAADDKEAAKAAPIKGVKSWSDLTQKHVSGTVDYKMTPPVGGDHNEVWVNCDRQVYTKAVPNENAVHAMEHGAVWITYNDDAAKADVDALSERVTNTSYTFMSPHEDQSSPIVLSAWEHQLKVDKSSDPRVAKFLDKYVQGEQTPEPGAACTNGMTP comes from the coding sequence ATGGGTTCATCCAAAGCGAAGGCCACCAACGGCCCGAAGGGCAAGAACGGCCCCAAGCCCACGAACGGTTCCAACGGCTCCGACAGCGCCAAGGGCAGGAGCAACAGCCCCAAGGCGAGGGAGGCCGCCCGCCGTGCCCGCGTCGAGGAGATACGCAAGGCGGAGCAGGCCCGCGAGCGGAGGATGCGGCTGCTCACCCTCGGCGTCACCGCCGCGATCCTCGCCGGGCTCGTGGGCGGCGGCTGGTATCTGATCGACGCCGCCGACGACAAGGAGGCGGCCAAGGCCGCGCCGATCAAGGGCGTGAAGAGCTGGTCGGACCTCACCCAGAAGCACGTTTCCGGGACCGTCGACTACAAGATGACCCCGCCTGTCGGCGGCGACCACAACGAGGTGTGGGTCAACTGCGACCGGCAGGTCTACACGAAGGCCGTGCCGAACGAGAACGCGGTGCACGCGATGGAGCACGGCGCCGTCTGGATCACGTACAACGACGACGCGGCCAAGGCGGACGTCGACGCCCTGTCCGAGCGGGTGACCAACACGTCGTACACCTTCATGAGCCCGCACGAGGACCAGTCGTCGCCGATCGTGCTGAGCGCCTGGGAGCACCAGTTGAAGGTGGACAAGTCGTCGGACCCGCGGGTGGCGAAGTTCCTGGACAAGTATGTGCAGGGCGAGCAGACGCCGGAGCCGGGTGCCGCGTGCACCAACGGCATGACGCCATGA
- a CDS encoding DUF6210 family protein: protein MADTNASVGSKRYVFLDPDGSGADQGWVYVIVAAPTGVVYQVQGGGFCCIPYEQEGYLLPLFGRGLLSEVDEAWVPVVTPDGPGVLVWENSD from the coding sequence ATGGCTGACACGAACGCCTCCGTCGGCTCCAAGCGGTATGTCTTTCTCGACCCGGACGGCTCGGGCGCGGACCAGGGGTGGGTGTATGTGATCGTGGCAGCCCCCACCGGGGTGGTCTACCAGGTGCAGGGCGGCGGGTTCTGCTGCATCCCGTACGAGCAGGAGGGCTATCTGCTGCCCCTGTTCGGGCGGGGGCTGCTGTCGGAGGTCGACGAGGCGTGGGTGCCGGTGGTGACCCCCGACGGGCCGGGCGTGCTGGTCTGGGAGAACTCCGACTAG
- a CDS encoding TerC family protein, with amino-acid sequence MNVSLTTWLLTIAALCALVAVDFFIGRKPHDVSVKEAGIWSAVWIALAIAFGLVVLAVGGGKPAGEFFAGFITEKSLSVDNLFVFVLIMAKFAVPSQYQQRVLMVGVLMALVLRAIFIAAGAAIISSFSWVFYLFGAFLIFTAWKLIQDARADGHDEEYEENKLLKAVEKRFGVADRYHGTKLWIEENGKRVMTPMLVVMLAIGSTDVLFALDSIPAIYGLTQDPYIVFTANAFALMGLRQLYFLIGGLLKKLVHLSYGLSIILGFIGVKLVLHALHESGVRVPEISIPFSLGFIVLVLAVTTATSLWASRKQAETEARHGAPEQVETP; translated from the coding sequence GTGAACGTCTCCCTCACCACCTGGCTGCTGACGATCGCCGCCCTGTGCGCGCTCGTGGCCGTCGACTTCTTCATCGGCCGCAAACCGCACGACGTGTCGGTCAAGGAGGCCGGCATCTGGTCGGCCGTCTGGATCGCGCTCGCGATCGCGTTCGGGCTGGTCGTGCTGGCCGTCGGCGGCGGCAAACCGGCGGGGGAGTTCTTCGCGGGCTTCATCACCGAGAAGTCGCTCAGCGTGGACAACCTCTTCGTCTTCGTGCTGATCATGGCGAAGTTCGCGGTGCCCTCGCAGTACCAGCAGCGGGTGCTGATGGTCGGCGTCCTCATGGCGCTGGTGCTCCGCGCGATCTTCATCGCGGCCGGCGCGGCGATCATCTCCAGCTTCTCCTGGGTGTTCTACCTCTTCGGCGCCTTCCTGATCTTCACCGCCTGGAAGCTCATCCAGGACGCCCGCGCCGACGGCCATGACGAGGAGTACGAGGAGAACAAGCTCCTCAAGGCGGTCGAGAAGCGCTTCGGGGTCGCCGACCGCTACCACGGTACGAAGCTGTGGATCGAGGAGAACGGCAAGCGCGTCATGACGCCGATGCTCGTCGTCATGCTGGCCATCGGTTCCACCGACGTCCTGTTCGCCCTCGACTCGATCCCCGCGATCTACGGCCTGACCCAGGACCCGTACATCGTCTTCACGGCCAACGCCTTCGCCCTCATGGGCCTCAGGCAGCTGTACTTCCTGATCGGCGGCCTGCTGAAGAAGCTGGTCCACCTCTCGTACGGCCTGTCGATCATCCTCGGCTTCATCGGCGTCAAACTCGTGCTGCACGCCCTGCACGAGTCCGGCGTCCGTGTCCCCGAGATCTCCATCCCCTTCTCCCTGGGCTTCATCGTCCTGGTCCTCGCCGTGACGACGGCGACCAGCCTGTGGGCGTCCAGGAAGCAGGCGGAGACGGAGGCTCGGCACGGCGCACCGGAGCAGGTCGAGACGCCCTAG
- a CDS encoding VOC family protein: protein MSSDGFTTCLWFDGQAEEAAAHYVSVFKNSRLGDTLRSPEGGPGPVGSVITVEFVANGQKFVALNGGPEFKFNEAISFQILCADQEEVDHYWTKLTEDGGEAGPCGWLKDKFGVSWQVVPKRFLEMFADADSEKAGRAMKAMMEMGKLDIATLEKAYAGE from the coding sequence ATGTCCAGCGACGGATTCACCACCTGCCTGTGGTTCGACGGCCAGGCTGAGGAAGCGGCAGCGCACTATGTCTCGGTCTTCAAGAACTCACGGCTGGGCGACACCCTCCGCTCCCCCGAGGGCGGGCCCGGCCCGGTGGGCTCCGTGATCACCGTCGAGTTCGTGGCCAACGGCCAGAAGTTCGTCGCGCTGAACGGCGGCCCCGAGTTCAAGTTCAACGAGGCCATCTCGTTCCAGATTCTCTGTGCCGACCAGGAGGAGGTCGACCACTACTGGACCAAACTCACCGAGGACGGCGGCGAGGCCGGCCCCTGCGGCTGGCTCAAGGACAAGTTCGGCGTCTCGTGGCAGGTCGTCCCCAAGCGCTTCCTCGAGATGTTCGCCGACGCGGATTCCGAGAAGGCGGGCCGGGCGATGAAGGCGATGATGGAGATGGGCAAGCTCGACATCGCGACCCTGGAGAAGGCGTACGCGGGCGAATAG
- a CDS encoding ATP-dependent Clp protease proteolytic subunit, producing MAPLITGRSPALAPRAEEGDTAPSRFDDHLAAQLLAQRIVLLGTQVDEVSANRICAQLLLLSAEDPRTDISLYINSPGGSVTAGLAIYDTMRLIPNDVSTLAMGFAASMGQFLLSVGTHGKRYALPNARIMMHQPSAGIGGSTADIEIQAENLEFTKRAIERITAEHTGQSPETISRDGDRDRWFTAEQAKEYGMVDRVVEALDDVRPAASRRRMGLQ from the coding sequence ATGGCTCCACTGATCACCGGGCGGTCCCCGGCGCTCGCGCCACGGGCCGAGGAGGGGGACACGGCTCCCTCACGCTTCGACGACCATCTCGCCGCGCAGCTCCTCGCGCAGCGGATCGTCCTCCTCGGCACGCAGGTCGACGAGGTCTCCGCGAACCGAATCTGTGCGCAGTTGCTGCTGCTGTCGGCGGAGGACCCGCGCACCGACATCAGCCTGTACATCAACAGCCCCGGCGGTTCGGTGACGGCCGGGCTCGCCATCTACGACACGATGCGGCTGATCCCGAACGACGTGTCGACGCTGGCCATGGGTTTCGCGGCGAGCATGGGCCAGTTCCTGCTGAGCGTGGGCACGCACGGCAAGCGGTACGCGCTGCCGAACGCGCGGATCATGATGCACCAGCCCTCGGCGGGCATCGGCGGCAGCACCGCCGACATCGAGATCCAGGCGGAGAACCTGGAGTTCACCAAGCGGGCCATCGAGCGGATCACCGCCGAGCACACCGGCCAGTCCCCGGAGACGATCTCCCGGGACGGCGACCGGGACCGCTGGTTCACGGCCGAGCAGGCCAAGGAGTACGGAATGGTCGACCGGGTCGTCGAGGCGCTCGACGACGTCCGGCCGGCCGCTTCGCGGCGACGGATGGGGTTGCAGTGA
- a CDS encoding ClpP family protease, whose translation MGSYTIPSVVERTPQGERSYDVFSRLLSERIIFLGTEIDDGVANVVIAQLLHLESSAPESEIAIYINSPGGSFTSLMAIYDTMSYVRAPISTFCVGQAASTAAVLLAGGDPGRRFVLEHARVLLGQPASGGRQGTVSDLALQAKEMVRIRTQVEEVLARHTRHDVATLRADMDRDKVFTAEEAVAYGLADEVLSRRLVGV comes from the coding sequence ATGGGGAGCTACACGATTCCGAGCGTGGTGGAGCGGACCCCGCAGGGCGAGCGGTCGTACGACGTGTTCAGTCGGCTGCTGTCCGAGCGGATCATCTTCCTCGGCACGGAGATCGACGACGGGGTGGCGAACGTCGTCATCGCGCAGCTGCTCCATCTGGAGTCGTCGGCGCCGGAGAGCGAGATCGCGATCTACATCAACTCGCCCGGGGGATCGTTCACTTCACTGATGGCGATCTACGACACGATGTCGTACGTGCGGGCGCCGATCTCGACGTTCTGTGTCGGCCAGGCGGCGTCCACGGCTGCGGTGCTGCTGGCGGGCGGGGACCCCGGGCGACGGTTCGTCCTCGAACACGCGCGGGTCCTCCTCGGGCAGCCCGCGAGCGGCGGCCGTCAGGGCACGGTGTCGGATCTCGCGCTCCAGGCCAAGGAGATGGTCCGCATCCGCACCCAGGTCGAGGAGGTCCTCGCCCGGCACACCCGCCACGACGTGGCGACCCTCCGCGCGGACATGGACCGGGACAAGGTCTTCACGGCGGAGGAGGCCGTCGCGTACGGGCTGGCTGACGAGGTGCTGAGCCGGCGGCTCGTCGGGGTCTGA
- a CDS encoding helix-turn-helix domain-containing protein yields MTNPASNELRVIPLRPAAATAARTPGRQTAQGPHPAPVPEARPAREPLWRDLVGDVLRRERLAQERTLKDVADAARISMPYLSEVERGRKEASSEVLAAAAQALGLGLGDLLSLAQTELTRHTARTRRATTAPYNGLCLAA; encoded by the coding sequence GTGACGAATCCAGCGTCGAACGAATTGCGCGTCATCCCCCTGCGCCCGGCGGCCGCGACCGCTGCCCGTACACCCGGGCGGCAGACCGCCCAGGGCCCCCACCCGGCCCCCGTCCCCGAGGCCCGACCCGCCAGGGAACCCCTGTGGCGCGACCTCGTGGGAGATGTGCTGCGGCGCGAGCGGCTGGCGCAGGAGCGGACGTTGAAGGACGTGGCGGACGCGGCGCGGATCTCGATGCCGTACCTCTCCGAGGTCGAGCGCGGCCGCAAGGAGGCCTCGTCGGAGGTCCTCGCGGCCGCCGCCCAGGCGCTCGGACTCGGCCTGGGCGACCTGCTGTCCCTGGCCCAGACCGAGCTCACCCGGCACACCGCCCGCACCCGCAGGGCCACCACGGCCCCGTACAACGGACTCTGCCTCGCCGCCTGA
- a CDS encoding class I SAM-dependent methyltransferase, producing the protein MLRGIFNEVAELYDRARPRYPHTLVAELTGLAALGPGVRVLEIGPGTGQLTVPLAESGCDVTAVELGPSTAEVARRNLRPYPDVRVEVADFEQWPLPAEPFDLVVSATAFHWLDPATRIPKVARALRPGGLFAMVTTEHVRGGTIDFFARAQECYERWDPATPPDLRLQDESEIATDTGELAGWDDLRSYRCTRDITYATQEYVDVLLTYSGHRALDAPSREGLLGCIRELIDTRYGGRITKCYLHELITARKPVEGDGS; encoded by the coding sequence ATGTTGCGCGGCATCTTCAACGAGGTGGCGGAGTTGTACGACCGCGCCCGGCCCCGCTATCCGCACACCCTGGTCGCCGAACTGACCGGACTGGCGGCCCTCGGACCCGGCGTCCGTGTCCTGGAGATCGGCCCCGGCACCGGTCAACTCACCGTGCCGCTCGCGGAGTCGGGCTGCGACGTCACGGCCGTCGAACTGGGCCCGTCGACGGCGGAGGTGGCCCGGCGCAATCTGCGTCCCTATCCGGATGTACGGGTGGAGGTGGCCGACTTCGAGCAGTGGCCGCTGCCCGCCGAGCCGTTCGACCTGGTGGTGAGCGCGACCGCGTTCCACTGGCTCGACCCTGCGACGCGGATCCCCAAGGTGGCGCGGGCCCTGCGCCCCGGCGGGCTCTTCGCGATGGTCACGACCGAGCATGTCAGGGGTGGCACCATCGACTTCTTCGCCCGCGCCCAGGAGTGCTACGAGCGCTGGGACCCGGCCACGCCGCCCGATCTGCGGCTCCAGGACGAGTCCGAGATCGCCACGGACACGGGCGAGTTGGCGGGGTGGGACGACCTGCGCTCGTACCGCTGCACTCGGGACATCACGTACGCGACGCAGGAGTACGTCGATGTGCTGCTGACCTACTCAGGCCACCGCGCGCTCGACGCGCCCTCCAGGGAAGGCCTGCTGGGCTGTATCCGTGAGCTGATCGACACGCGGTACGGCGGCCGGATCACCAAGTGCTATCTGCACGAGCTGATCACGGCCAGGAAGCCGGTGGAGGGGGACGGCAGCTGA
- a CDS encoding DinB family protein has protein sequence MFVHPDEDPRSDGGFEGERATLVGYLRDHRLTLELKCAGLDAEALARRSVPPSDMSLLGLVRHLARVEHYWFRSVMAGQDVPRLYRTEDGVDVEFDGAVADPEVVAEAWETWRGEVAFAERFVADTPDLATEGAHDDEPIAFREVLVHMIEEYARHMGHADFLRERIDGRIGQ, from the coding sequence ATGTTCGTCCACCCCGACGAGGATCCGCGCAGCGACGGAGGCTTCGAGGGGGAGCGGGCCACTCTGGTCGGCTATCTGCGCGACCACCGGCTGACCCTGGAGTTGAAGTGCGCGGGCCTCGACGCCGAGGCCCTGGCCCGCCGCTCCGTGCCTCCGTCGGACATGTCGCTGCTGGGGCTCGTACGCCATCTCGCCCGGGTGGAGCACTACTGGTTCCGCAGCGTCATGGCCGGACAGGACGTCCCGAGGCTCTACCGCACCGAGGACGGCGTCGACGTGGAGTTCGACGGCGCGGTGGCCGACCCCGAGGTCGTCGCCGAGGCCTGGGAGACCTGGCGCGGCGAGGTCGCCTTCGCGGAGAGGTTCGTGGCCGACACTCCCGACCTCGCCACCGAGGGCGCCCACGACGACGAGCCCATCGCGTTCCGCGAGGTCCTGGTCCACATGATCGAGGAGTACGCCCGGCACATGGGCCACGCGGACTTCCTGCGCGAGCGGATCGACGGCCGGATCGGCCAGTAG